The DNA segment GGCGGGGAGCGCCAGCACGAACCAGGCGCTGACCGCCCCCCGCTCTCCCCGGCGGCGGGGCGACCGGCGGGCCGGCCCCAGGCGGTGCCGATTCACCAGGGCTCACCTGCCCGGTCACCCAGCCGCTCGCTCCGGCTGATGGTCTCGCTCTTCAGCGGAAGGCTGCCCCGCCCGGCGATCCGCGTCAGCGGGTGGTGAAGCTGCCTCTCCGTCTCCACCCGGACGTGGACCAGCGTCCCGTAGGTGGCGTGGCGCGGCCAGATCTCGATGCGGGCGCGGGCGGGGTCCAGACCACCCGCCTCCAGCTGCTCCCGGACGACCTGGTAGGCGCCGGGAGAGGCCCCGCCGTCGATCGCCGCCCGCCGGCCGCCGGTCCGCGCCGCCTCGGCCACCACCAGCTGGGCGTTGAGCACCGCGCCGAAGTCGACGATGGCCACCAGGAGGACGACCAGGAGCGCGAGCACCAGCGTGAACTCCACGGTCGCCTGGCCGCGCTCTCCCCCTCCCCCGCCGTGCGCCCGCCCGGCGGGCCGGTTCACTGCGCGTTGACGATGGTGTCGGTCAGGTCCGCGATCCGGTCGCGGAGCGCCGTTCCGAGCGTGCTCAGCGCGGTGATCAGCACCACGACCACGAGGGCGAGCAAAAGCGCGTACTCCGCCGTCGACACGCCCCTCTGGTCGCCCGCGCCGGCTCGGTCGCGCTCCCGCCAGCGGCCCGCCGCCCGCCAGAGCCGGTGGTAGGCCCGCACCTGGACCGCTCGTGCCGCCTCGGCCACGCGCTCCACCCGACCACGGAAGATCTGCATGAGAACCGACCTCCTCGCGCCATCCGGCGCCGGATCTGCCGCCTGGAAGGCCTGGCGGGGGTCCTCCCGCAAAGATGGAAAGGGAATCGGGGACTCTCAGGAACAAGGGCGGCACCTCCCTGGAAGGCTCCTTCCTCCGGCTCATCCGAAGTCGGCCAGGAAGCGGAGCAGGCTCGGCACCAGCACCACCACCAGGATCGGTGGAAGGAGGAAGGCGCCCGTGACCAGGGTCAGCTTGAGCGGCAGGAGATCGATCCGGCGCGCCTGCCGGGTCGCCTCCTCCTCCAGCGCGTCGGCGGCGATGGTGCGGAGCGTCTCCGCCACCGGAGCGCCAAGGCTCTGGCCCAGGCGAAGCGTCCGCTCCAGGCCGCGCAGCTCGTCCAGGCCCAGCTCCGCGTGCAGCAGGCCCAGGGCGTGGAGCGGCTCCTGGCCGCGCTCGATGCGGTCGGCCACCTGGCGGAGCGCCTCGCCCATGGGGCCGCGCACCTCCTCCCCGGTCAGCCGCACCGCCTGCAGCAGGTTGAGTCCGGCCTCGCTCGCCTCGGCCAGCAGGTCGAGCGCGGCGACCAGCGAGCGGCGCGCCGCCTCCCGGCGGGCTCGCCTCTGGCGGCGCTGCCGCCAGAGGTCGAAGAGGTCGAGGCCGGACCGGCGCGAGACCAAGGCGGCCCGGCGCAGCAGGCGGCTCAGCCGCGGCAGCCAGGCCGCGCCCGGGTCGAGGGCGAGGATCGCCAAGGCGGCGGCGCCGCTCCCCAGGAGCGCCAGGCCCAGAGGGAGGGGGCCGGGGAGGACCGGGAGCTCCACGGCTCACACCCCCTCCGGACGCGTCAGGCGACGGGTGACCAGGACGCCCACCGACCAGGAGGCGAGCGCGTACAGCAGCGCGATCCGGCCCATGGGCGATCCGGCCAGCAGGGGGAGCGGGCTGGTGCCCGTGGCCGTCAGGAAGAGGAGCAGGAGCGGCGGCATCGCCGCCAGGAAGCGCGCCGTCCAGCGCGCTTCCGCCGTCCTCGCGGCCAGCTGTGCGCGCCGGTGCCGCCGCTGGCGGAGGCTCTGGCTGAGCCGGGCGAGGGCGAGCCGGGGATCGCCTCCCGTCCGCCGGTGGAGGCGGAGCACCTGGACGAGC comes from the Bacillota bacterium genome and includes:
- a CDS encoding TadE/TadG family type IV pilus assembly protein codes for the protein MNRPAGRAHGGGGGERGQATVEFTLVLALLVVLLVAIVDFGAVLNAQLVVAEAARTGGRRAAIDGGASPGAYQVVREQLEAGGLDPARARIEIWPRHATYGTLVHVRVETERQLHHPLTRIAGRGSLPLKSETISRSERLGDRAGEPW
- a CDS encoding Flp family type IVb pilin; translated protein: MQIFRGRVERVAEAARAVQVRAYHRLWRAAGRWRERDRAGAGDQRGVSTAEYALLLALVVVVLITALSTLGTALRDRIADLTDTIVNAQ
- a CDS encoding type II secretion system F family protein, with the protein product MELPVLPGPLPLGLALLGSGAAALAILALDPGAAWLPRLSRLLRRAALVSRRSGLDLFDLWRQRRQRRARREAARRSLVAALDLLAEASEAGLNLLQAVRLTGEEVRGPMGEALRQVADRIERGQEPLHALGLLHAELGLDELRGLERTLRLGQSLGAPVAETLRTIAADALEEEATRQARRIDLLPLKLTLVTGAFLLPPILVVVLVPSLLRFLADFG